In one window of Ovis aries strain OAR_USU_Benz2616 breed Rambouillet chromosome 3, ARS-UI_Ramb_v3.0, whole genome shotgun sequence DNA:
- the M6PR gene encoding cation-dependent mannose-6-phosphate receptor isoform X1 yields MMSPLHSSWRTGLLLLLLFSMAVRESWQTEEKTCDLVGEKGKESEKELALLKRLTPLFNKSFESTVGQSPDMYSYVFRVCREAGNHSSGAGLVQINKSNGKETVVGRFNETQIFNGSNWIMLIYKGGDEYDNHCGREQRRAVVMISCNRHTLADNFNPVSEERGKVQDCFYLFEMDSSLACSPEISHLSVGSILLVTFASLVAVYIIGGFLYQRLVVGAKGMEQFPHLAFWQDLGNLVADGCDFVCRSKPRNVPAAYRGVGDDQLGEESEERDDHLLPM; encoded by the exons AT GATGTCCCCCCTCCACAGCTCCTGGAGGACTggcctgctcctgctgctgctcttcTCCATGGCAGTCAGAGAATCTTGGCAGACTGAAGAGAAAACATGTGACCTGGTGGGAGAAAAGGGTAAAGAATCAGAGAAAGAGTTGGCTCTCCTGAAGAGGCTGACACCGCTATTTAACAAAAG CTTTGAGAGCACCGTGGGCCAGAGCCCAGATATGTACAGCTATGTGTTCCGGGTGTGCCGAGAGGCTGGCAACCACTCCTCTGGGGCAGGCCTGGTGCAGATCAACAAAAGTAACGGGAAGGAGACAGTAGTTGGGAGATTCAACGAGACTCAGATCTTCAATGGAA GTAATTGGATCATGCTGATCTATAAAGGGGGTGATGAATATGACAACCACTGTGGCAGGGAGCAGCGGCGGGCAGTGGTGATGATCTCCTGCAATCGACACACTCTAGCG GACAATTTTAACCCTGTGTCTGAGGAGCGAGGCAAAGTCCAAGATTGTTTCTACCTCTTTGAGATGGACAGCAGCCTGGCGTGTTCCCCAGAGATCTCCCATCTTAGCGTGGGTTCTATCTTACTTGTCAC GTTTGCATCACTGGTCGCAGTCTATATCATCGGGGGGTTCCTGTACCAGCGACTGGTGGTCGGAGCCAAAGGAATGGAGCAGTTTCCTCACTTGGCCTTCTGGCAGGATCTTGGAAACCTGGTAGCA GATGGCTGTGACTTTGTATGCCGCTCTAAACCCCGAAATGTGCCTGCTGCCTATCGTGGTGTGGGGGATGATCAGCTGGGGGAGGAGTCAGAAGAAAGGGATGATCATTTGTTACCAATGTGA
- the M6PR gene encoding cation-dependent mannose-6-phosphate receptor isoform X2: MSPLHSSWRTGLLLLLLFSMAVRESWQTEEKTCDLVGEKGKESEKELALLKRLTPLFNKSFESTVGQSPDMYSYVFRVCREAGNHSSGAGLVQINKSNGKETVVGRFNETQIFNGSNWIMLIYKGGDEYDNHCGREQRRAVVMISCNRHTLADNFNPVSEERGKVQDCFYLFEMDSSLACSPEISHLSVGSILLVTFASLVAVYIIGGFLYQRLVVGAKGMEQFPHLAFWQDLGNLVADGCDFVCRSKPRNVPAAYRGVGDDQLGEESEERDDHLLPM; encoded by the exons ATGTCCCCCCTCCACAGCTCCTGGAGGACTggcctgctcctgctgctgctcttcTCCATGGCAGTCAGAGAATCTTGGCAGACTGAAGAGAAAACATGTGACCTGGTGGGAGAAAAGGGTAAAGAATCAGAGAAAGAGTTGGCTCTCCTGAAGAGGCTGACACCGCTATTTAACAAAAG CTTTGAGAGCACCGTGGGCCAGAGCCCAGATATGTACAGCTATGTGTTCCGGGTGTGCCGAGAGGCTGGCAACCACTCCTCTGGGGCAGGCCTGGTGCAGATCAACAAAAGTAACGGGAAGGAGACAGTAGTTGGGAGATTCAACGAGACTCAGATCTTCAATGGAA GTAATTGGATCATGCTGATCTATAAAGGGGGTGATGAATATGACAACCACTGTGGCAGGGAGCAGCGGCGGGCAGTGGTGATGATCTCCTGCAATCGACACACTCTAGCG GACAATTTTAACCCTGTGTCTGAGGAGCGAGGCAAAGTCCAAGATTGTTTCTACCTCTTTGAGATGGACAGCAGCCTGGCGTGTTCCCCAGAGATCTCCCATCTTAGCGTGGGTTCTATCTTACTTGTCAC GTTTGCATCACTGGTCGCAGTCTATATCATCGGGGGGTTCCTGTACCAGCGACTGGTGGTCGGAGCCAAAGGAATGGAGCAGTTTCCTCACTTGGCCTTCTGGCAGGATCTTGGAAACCTGGTAGCA GATGGCTGTGACTTTGTATGCCGCTCTAAACCCCGAAATGTGCCTGCTGCCTATCGTGGTGTGGGGGATGATCAGCTGGGGGAGGAGTCAGAAGAAAGGGATGATCATTTGTTACCAATGTGA